One stretch of Nitrosococcus watsonii C-113 DNA includes these proteins:
- a CDS encoding restriction endonuclease subunit S, with protein MTDMSGENLETYAAVGRQGEAKSSQSKFPRYPAYKDSGVEWLGEVPEHWTTTSLKYFAELNPKKSDYRGDQGQLCSFIPMEKLKTGAIQLDEVRTIADVITGYTYFEDGDVLQAKVTPCFENGNIAIADGLTNGVGFGSSEINVIRPFKIDVGFLYYRLQEGVFMSICTASMIGAGGLKRVPGEVIDGFTVAIPDRNEQTQIARFLDHETARIDALIAEQQRLIELLKEKRQAVISHAVTKGLDPTVPMKDSGVEWLGEVPAHWEVKKIKHYGRVIGGFAFKSTDFSDEGHLVIKISNVGHLGFEWNDASYLPESFTVRHSEFIAPKGSLIFAMTRPVISGGIKIARLEKDLRPLINQRVGFISINDEALSRYLLVSSQSESFLSQFKNNLTITNQPNIASEGIESISIPIPPAEELRRILEYIETLIDKFDCLMLDACSGIRLLQERRSALISAAVTGKIDVRGWQPPASVPSPELENETV; from the coding sequence ATGACGGATATGTCGGGAGAAAATCTGGAGACGTACGCAGCGGTTGGCCGGCAGGGCGAGGCTAAGAGTAGCCAGAGTAAATTTCCGAGGTATCCGGCGTACAAGGATTCGGGTGTGGAGTGGCTGGGAGAGGTGCCGGAGCATTGGACCACTACCTCTCTAAAATATTTCGCTGAGCTGAATCCAAAAAAATCAGACTATCGTGGCGATCAAGGCCAGCTGTGCAGCTTTATACCGATGGAAAAGTTGAAAACTGGCGCAATTCAGCTGGATGAAGTGCGAACCATTGCTGATGTGATTACTGGATACACCTATTTTGAAGATGGAGATGTTTTACAAGCAAAGGTGACGCCGTGCTTCGAGAATGGAAACATCGCCATAGCTGATGGGCTGACAAACGGGGTCGGCTTTGGGTCAAGCGAAATCAATGTGATTAGGCCATTTAAAATTGATGTGGGTTTCCTGTATTACCGCTTGCAAGAAGGCGTTTTTATGAGCATTTGCACCGCATCTATGATCGGTGCAGGCGGTCTCAAGCGGGTTCCTGGCGAAGTGATCGATGGCTTCACTGTGGCTATACCCGATAGAAACGAACAAACCCAAATCGCCCGCTTTCTCGACCACGAAACCGCTCGCATCGACGCGCTGATTGCAGAGCAGCAGCGTCTGATTGAACTGCTCAAGGAGAAGCGTCAGGCCGTCATCTCCCACGCCGTCACCAAGGGCCTGGACCCCACCGTGCCAATGAAAGACTCCGGCGTGGAGTGGTTGGGGGAAGTCCCTGCGCATTGGGAGGTAAAAAAAATTAAGCATTATGGCCGCGTTATCGGTGGCTTTGCTTTTAAAAGCACCGACTTCAGTGATGAGGGGCATTTGGTCATTAAAATATCAAATGTAGGGCATCTTGGTTTTGAGTGGAATGATGCATCTTACCTCCCCGAAAGCTTTACGGTAAGACATAGTGAGTTTATCGCACCAAAAGGGTCTTTAATTTTCGCAATGACTCGCCCTGTAATTTCAGGAGGCATCAAGATAGCGAGACTAGAAAAGGACTTACGGCCTCTGATCAATCAGCGAGTTGGGTTCATCAGTATTAATGATGAAGCATTGTCTCGCTACTTGCTTGTCTCATCGCAATCAGAATCGTTTTTGAGCCAATTTAAGAATAACTTAACTATCACAAATCAGCCAAATATCGCGAGCGAAGGTATTGAGTCAATAAGTATTCCGATACCTCCTGCTGAAGAGTTAAGGAGGATTCTTGAGTATATTGAAACGCTAATAGATAAGTTTGATTGCCTCATGTTGGATGCTTGCTCTGGAATCAGATTGCTCCAAGAACGCCGCTCCGCCCTAATCTCCGCTGCTGTCACCGGAAAAATTGACGTGCGGGGCTGGCAGCCACCGGCCAGCGTGCCATCTCCCGAATTGGAAAACGAGACCGTGTAA
- a CDS encoding type I restriction-modification system subunit M, translating to MNTENHSQTAAFLWSIADLLRGDFKQSQYGRIILPFTLLRRMECVLEPTKAKVVQQATVHQHKPDHVREMLLRRAASGLQFFNASPLTLGTLSDTQTAADLMSYAQSFSTDACEIFEHFEFENFVQQLSSANLLYQVVQRFAATDLSPARISNFGMGIIFEELIRRFAESSNETAGEHFTPRDIVHLTTSLVITGQDDKLAPNRIVTIYDPTAGTGGFLSEGDEYIQSISEKVSVSLHGQELNPESYAICKADMLIKGQDVANIKLGNTLSNDQLTGPEHRFDFMLSNPPFGVEWKKVQKQISGEHKHKGFNGRFGPGLPRVPDGSLLFLLHLVSKMRDPRDGGSRIGIILNGSPLFTGGAGSGESEIRRYLLQHDLVEAIIALPTDMFYNTGIATYVWLLSNHKPAERRGKVQLIDGSQHFAKMRKSLGSKRQYVTAEQINELVRLYGAFEETPQSKIFPINAFGYRRITVERPLRLNFQASAARIDNVLREKAIQKLDDTARQQLADALGAMDPSPLYRNREQFAKLLKKTLTAHGVSLSTPEQKALLNGLGERDPEADICTTKGKPEPDTGLRDNENVPLGESVYDYFQREVIPHVPDAWINESKRDALDGEVGIVGFEIPFNRHFYVFQPPRPLEAIDRDLKACTDRIKQMIEELSA from the coding sequence GTGAACACCGAGAATCATTCCCAGACGGCTGCTTTCCTATGGTCCATAGCCGATCTGCTGCGCGGTGACTTCAAGCAGTCCCAGTATGGCCGCATCATCCTGCCGTTCACCCTGCTGCGGCGCATGGAGTGCGTGCTCGAACCCACCAAAGCCAAGGTCGTCCAGCAGGCGACGGTGCATCAGCACAAGCCCGACCATGTGCGTGAGATGCTGCTGCGGCGCGCCGCCAGTGGTCTGCAATTCTTCAACGCTTCGCCGCTGACCCTGGGCACCCTGTCCGACACCCAGACCGCTGCCGACCTGATGAGCTACGCGCAGTCTTTCAGCACCGACGCTTGCGAAATCTTTGAGCATTTCGAGTTCGAGAACTTCGTCCAGCAGCTTAGCAGCGCCAACCTGCTGTACCAGGTGGTGCAACGCTTCGCCGCCACCGATCTCAGCCCGGCGCGCATTAGCAATTTTGGCATGGGCATCATCTTCGAGGAGTTGATACGCCGCTTCGCTGAAAGCTCCAATGAAACCGCCGGGGAGCACTTCACCCCGCGGGATATCGTCCACCTGACCACCTCGCTGGTGATCACCGGCCAGGACGACAAGCTGGCGCCCAACCGCATCGTCACCATTTATGATCCCACCGCAGGCACGGGCGGCTTTCTCTCCGAAGGTGATGAATATATCCAGTCCATCAGCGAAAAGGTCTCGGTATCCCTCCACGGCCAGGAACTCAACCCCGAGTCCTACGCCATCTGCAAGGCCGACATGCTAATCAAGGGCCAGGATGTGGCCAATATCAAGCTGGGCAACACCCTGTCCAACGACCAGCTAACCGGCCCGGAACACCGCTTCGACTTCATGCTCTCCAATCCACCCTTCGGCGTGGAATGGAAAAAGGTCCAGAAGCAGATCAGCGGCGAGCACAAGCACAAGGGCTTCAACGGCCGCTTCGGCCCCGGCCTGCCACGGGTGCCCGACGGCTCATTGCTGTTCCTACTGCACCTGGTCAGCAAAATGCGCGACCCTCGCGACGGCGGTTCGCGCATCGGTATTATCTTGAACGGCTCGCCCCTGTTCACCGGCGGCGCTGGCTCCGGCGAATCCGAGATCCGCCGCTACCTGCTGCAGCACGATCTGGTCGAGGCCATCATCGCCCTGCCCACCGACATGTTCTACAACACCGGCATCGCCACCTATGTGTGGCTACTGTCCAACCACAAGCCCGCCGAGCGCAGGGGCAAGGTGCAGCTCATCGACGGCAGCCAGCACTTTGCCAAGATGCGCAAATCCCTGGGCAGCAAGCGCCAGTACGTCACCGCCGAGCAGATCAACGAGCTGGTACGCCTCTATGGCGCCTTCGAGGAAACCCCCCAGAGCAAAATCTTCCCCATCAACGCCTTCGGCTACCGCCGCATCACCGTCGAGCGCCCCCTGCGGCTCAACTTCCAGGCCAGCGCCGCGCGCATTGACAACGTGCTGCGGGAAAAAGCCATCCAGAAGCTGGATGACACCGCCCGCCAGCAACTCGCCGACGCCCTGGGGGCCATGGACCCAAGCCCGCTGTATCGCAACCGCGAGCAGTTCGCCAAGCTCCTGAAAAAGACCCTGACCGCCCACGGCGTCAGCCTCAGCACCCCGGAGCAAAAGGCCCTATTGAACGGCCTCGGCGAGCGCGACCCCGAGGCGGATATCTGCACAACCAAGGGCAAGCCCGAGCCGGACACCGGCCTGCGGGACAACGAGAACGTGCCCCTGGGTGAATCCGTGTACGACTACTTCCAGCGCGAAGTCATCCCCCACGTGCCCGACGCCTGGATCAACGAGAGCAAGCGTGATGCGCTGGACGGCGAGGTCGGCATCGTCGGCTTCGAGATCCCCTTCAACCGCCACTTTTATGTATTCCAGCCACCACGCCCACTGGAAGCCATCGACCGCGACCTGAAAGCCTGCACTGATCGCATCAAGCAGATGATTGAGGAACTGTCGGCATGA
- a CDS encoding flagellar protein FlgN translates to MSTQVLRGLLQEELNGLERLGQALQEEYLALCQKQALAIESAAEKKQAAITSLEAIFHDHEERLRISGLPSAPEKIRAHIRACAAEKHSPLATLWEQWQGRLRQCREQNQFNGNLMNRSRHHTLRTLAILNGQELKSAAYGPEGDLLSPASTSRSLLGRV, encoded by the coding sequence ATGTCAACGCAAGTTCTGAGAGGGCTCCTGCAGGAGGAGCTAAACGGCCTTGAACGCCTCGGACAAGCATTGCAAGAAGAATATCTTGCCCTCTGCCAAAAACAGGCGCTAGCAATTGAGAGCGCGGCCGAAAAGAAGCAAGCAGCGATAACGAGCCTAGAAGCTATTTTCCATGATCATGAGGAACGGCTTAGAATATCGGGGTTACCTTCTGCTCCTGAAAAAATCAGAGCCCATATCAGAGCTTGCGCCGCTGAGAAGCACTCCCCCCTTGCAACGCTTTGGGAGCAATGGCAGGGACGGCTACGGCAATGCCGTGAGCAAAACCAATTCAACGGTAATTTAATGAATCGCAGCCGCCATCATACTCTGCGGACCCTGGCAATACTAAATGGGCAGGAGCTTAAATCTGCCGCCTATGGCCCTGAAGGCGATCTGCTGTCCCCGGCATCGACCTCCCGTTCACTCCTTGGGCGAGTGTGA
- the flgM gene encoding flagellar biosynthesis anti-sigma factor FlgM — MSSEINGLSGYNSKASVQKSPESTTTNPTSSYPKSAGDSHTGQPAVETVTLTNTAAQLRETEASLAGISVVDNQKVERIKQSILEGSYQINSERIADKLIALEKDLSK, encoded by the coding sequence ATGTCCTCAGAAATCAATGGGCTATCTGGCTATAATAGTAAAGCCTCTGTGCAAAAATCGCCAGAATCAACAACGACCAACCCAACCTCTTCCTATCCTAAGTCGGCAGGAGATTCTCATACGGGGCAGCCCGCAGTGGAAACAGTTACCTTGACCAACACCGCTGCTCAGCTTAGAGAAACGGAGGCATCCCTAGCTGGTATTTCCGTCGTGGATAATCAAAAAGTTGAACGAATCAAGCAATCAATTCTAGAAGGCAGCTATCAAATTAATTCCGAGCGTATTGCCGATAAGCTAATTGCCCTGGAAAAAGATCTGAGTAAATAG
- the flgA gene encoding flagellar basal body P-ring formation chaperone FlgA, translating to MYFFYYLFWFFLLALLPSYGLGLTKDNQSLAEIQEVAHNFVLKQVSSLPGNIEVTPGSLDRRLRLPKCSHPLKAFFPSGSRPGGNTTVGVRCTGETPWTVYLSVKMAVYGKVLVATHSISSGFPLNLADMRLERRDLSELRQGYLNEPAQAVGKRLKRPVGLGAIITPGMLETPKLIRRGQQVILMAKVPGLRVNMKGQALEDAGAGEHIRVRNTSSQRIVEGTVTAAGLVQVQM from the coding sequence ATGTATTTTTTCTATTATTTATTTTGGTTTTTCTTGTTAGCCCTACTTCCTAGCTATGGATTAGGATTAACTAAGGATAACCAATCCTTAGCCGAGATCCAGGAAGTAGCTCACAATTTTGTACTTAAGCAGGTCAGCTCCCTCCCAGGGAATATCGAAGTGACACCAGGCTCTTTAGATAGGCGCTTACGCCTTCCAAAATGCTCTCATCCTTTAAAGGCTTTTTTTCCCAGCGGCAGCCGTCCTGGGGGCAATACTACCGTGGGAGTTCGCTGTACTGGAGAAACACCCTGGACCGTGTACCTGTCCGTCAAGATGGCTGTCTATGGTAAAGTTCTAGTTGCAACGCATTCGATAAGCTCAGGTTTTCCCTTGAACCTAGCCGACATGCGTCTGGAGCGCCGGGATTTAAGCGAGCTAAGACAAGGTTATCTCAATGAGCCAGCACAAGCAGTAGGAAAACGCCTTAAGCGGCCAGTGGGATTAGGCGCCATTATTACTCCTGGGATGTTAGAAACCCCCAAACTTATCCGACGGGGACAACAGGTCATTTTAATGGCCAAAGTACCAGGGCTGCGAGTCAACATGAAAGGCCAGGCCCTTGAAGATGCTGGTGCGGGGGAACATATTCGTGTCAGGAACACATCCTCCCAACGTATTGTCGAAGGAACGGTAACCGCGGCCGGTTTGGTACAGGTGCAAATGTAA
- a CDS encoding EAL domain-containing protein, whose translation MSFVHIFFRSLAYFQKIMGGQKVQEALFLEHQRARMTLESIGDAVITVNCRGQVDYLNPLAEELIDTTASQARGKSLEEVVCLLNEENYSHVIDDIATWLAKDPVEGRSCTALLRDAQNRELIVQISIAPLCNIQNRIFGAVLVLRDISPLRALASQLSHQATHDALTGLINRREFEVRLRKALDDVRQNDTCHVLCYLDLDQFKVVNDTCGHLAGDKLLRQLAALLQDKIREADCLARLGGDEFGVLLLGCDLAHAREVAESLRILIRNFRFNCKGKTFPLGASIGLVAITQGSGGLEEVLSAADTACYVAKAQGRDRIHIYCLDDHNIERHYGEIQWVTRIQQAFERSRFMLYHQPIQALNGDEHIRHCELLLRMKSEDESLIPPMAFIPAAERYRLMPALDRWVINNAFLSLEEYSIEQGLIGINLSGQSISDELFLNFVVEQLHQTSVNPEVICFEITETAAIANFDGAIRFIRKLKEMGCRFALDDFGSGLSSFNYLKNLPVDYLKIDGGFVKEMVNDPVDHAMVEAIHRVGKVMGLKTIAEFVENEAVFEKLRAIGVDYAQGFAIGRPQPFSRISMADKEPKGKTITFVR comes from the coding sequence ATGAGTTTTGTTCATATTTTTTTTCGGAGCCTCGCCTATTTTCAAAAGATAATGGGGGGGCAGAAGGTCCAAGAAGCTTTGTTCTTAGAGCATCAACGGGCGCGGATGACCCTGGAGTCAATTGGTGATGCGGTGATCACCGTTAATTGCAGGGGGCAAGTCGACTATCTCAATCCCTTAGCTGAAGAGTTAATTGACACTACCGCCAGTCAGGCGCGCGGTAAATCCTTGGAGGAGGTGGTGTGTCTTCTCAATGAGGAGAACTACTCTCATGTGATTGATGATATTGCTACTTGGTTAGCGAAAGATCCTGTTGAGGGCCGCTCCTGTACGGCTTTATTGCGGGACGCACAGAATAGGGAATTAATCGTGCAAATATCGATTGCTCCCCTGTGTAATATCCAGAATCGCATTTTCGGCGCCGTCTTGGTACTGCGGGATATTAGTCCTTTGCGGGCACTAGCAAGCCAGCTCAGTCATCAAGCAACTCATGATGCCTTGACTGGCCTCATTAACCGGCGTGAGTTTGAAGTTCGGTTGCGTAAGGCCTTGGATGATGTCCGCCAAAATGATACCTGCCATGTCTTGTGTTATTTGGATTTGGACCAATTTAAGGTCGTTAATGATACCTGTGGGCATTTAGCCGGCGATAAGCTGCTTCGTCAGCTTGCAGCCTTGTTGCAGGATAAAATTCGGGAGGCAGATTGCTTGGCTCGATTGGGAGGTGATGAGTTTGGCGTGCTTTTGCTAGGGTGCGATTTAGCTCATGCGCGAGAGGTTGCGGAAAGTTTGCGGATTCTGATTCGTAATTTTCGTTTTAATTGTAAAGGGAAAACTTTTCCATTGGGTGCCAGCATTGGTTTGGTTGCTATTACGCAAGGAAGTGGTGGGTTGGAAGAAGTGCTTAGCGCTGCGGATACTGCCTGCTATGTTGCTAAGGCCCAGGGGCGAGATCGTATTCATATCTACTGTTTAGATGACCATAACATTGAACGTCACTATGGTGAGATACAGTGGGTGACTCGCATCCAGCAAGCTTTTGAGAGGAGCAGGTTTATGCTTTATCATCAGCCTATCCAAGCATTAAATGGCGATGAGCATATTCGCCACTGTGAGCTATTGTTACGTATGAAAAGCGAGGACGAAAGCCTTATACCGCCTATGGCTTTTATCCCAGCCGCGGAACGGTATCGTTTAATGCCGGCCTTGGATCGTTGGGTTATAAATAACGCTTTCCTTTCCTTAGAGGAGTACTCAATAGAGCAAGGGCTGATAGGTATTAATCTTTCCGGGCAATCAATATCGGATGAATTATTTTTGAATTTTGTAGTGGAGCAATTGCATCAGACCTCGGTTAACCCCGAGGTAATCTGTTTTGAGATCACGGAAACAGCAGCGATTGCCAATTTTGATGGTGCTATTCGATTTATTAGGAAGCTTAAGGAGATGGGCTGCCGTTTTGCATTGGACGATTTTGGGAGCGGCTTATCATCATTTAATTACCTGAAAAATCTACCCGTTGATTATCTAAAAATTGATGGTGGTTTTGTTAAAGAAATGGTGAATGATCCGGTGGATCACGCCATGGTAGAGGCCATTCATAGGGTAGGTAAAGTGATGGGGTTGAAGACTATTGCTGAGTTTGTGGAAAATGAAGCCGTCTTTGAAAAACTCCGCGCCATTGGGGTTGATTATGCCCAAGGTTTTGCTATTGGCCGCCCTCAGCCATTTTCTAGAATATCCATGGCGGATAAGGAGCCGAAAGGGAAAACGATTACTTTCGTTCGATAA
- the gloA gene encoding lactoylglutathione lyase: MRILHTMLRVGNLERSLKFYTDVLGMQLLRQKDYPEGRFTLAFVGYGDETAHTVLELTHNWDTEHYDLGDGFGHIAIAVADAAAACAEIKKRGGKVVREAGPMKHGTTVIAFVEDPDGYKIELIERK, encoded by the coding sequence ATGCGGATTTTACATACCATGCTTCGGGTCGGAAATCTGGAACGCTCTCTCAAGTTTTACACTGACGTGCTTGGTATGCAGTTACTACGGCAAAAAGATTATCCGGAAGGCAGATTTACTCTCGCCTTTGTTGGCTATGGCGATGAAACCGCCCATACTGTCCTGGAACTCACCCATAATTGGGATACGGAACATTATGACTTAGGCGACGGCTTTGGCCATATTGCCATTGCGGTGGCGGATGCGGCGGCGGCTTGCGCTGAAATCAAAAAGCGTGGCGGTAAAGTGGTGCGGGAAGCTGGCCCCATGAAACACGGGACTACCGTCATTGCATTTGTAGAAGATCCGGACGGTTATAAAATCGAACTTATCGAACGAAAGTAA
- the metF gene encoding methylenetetrahydrofolate reductase [NAD(P)H]: protein MQHQQNSPLIFSCEFFPPKDKESASKLRRVRQKLARIHPHYYSVTFGAGGSTRDRTFETISDIQADAKETGIEAAPHLSCVGSSRTSIREVLQAYQHQGVKRLVTLRGDLPSGMVDPGDFHYASQLIEFIRAETGDHFHIEVAAYPEVHPQAHSAQADLINFKRKVEAGADGAITQYFYNVDAYLRFMERCKNVGIDLPIVPGIMPINNYVQLARFSDVCGAEIPRWLRKRLEDFPDPATMSAFAIDVVSDLCYRLLEAGAPGLHFYTLNRADPTLAIWDNLGLETQPANLSAVTKI, encoded by the coding sequence ATGCAACATCAACAGAACAGCCCTTTAATTTTTAGCTGCGAGTTCTTTCCTCCAAAGGATAAAGAAAGCGCTTCTAAATTGCGCCGGGTCCGTCAAAAACTTGCACGTATCCATCCGCATTACTATTCGGTAACTTTTGGCGCAGGGGGTTCTACCCGCGACCGAACCTTTGAGACCATTTCAGACATCCAGGCAGACGCCAAAGAGACCGGTATTGAAGCGGCCCCTCATCTTTCTTGCGTGGGTTCCAGCCGAACAAGCATCCGGGAAGTATTGCAAGCATATCAGCACCAAGGCGTTAAGCGCCTAGTTACTCTCCGCGGCGATCTGCCGTCGGGCATGGTTGATCCCGGAGATTTCCATTACGCAAGCCAATTAATTGAATTCATTCGCGCCGAAACAGGGGATCATTTCCACATTGAAGTAGCCGCATACCCAGAGGTGCATCCCCAAGCACACTCGGCGCAAGCGGATCTCATCAATTTCAAGCGTAAGGTAGAAGCAGGCGCAGACGGTGCAATCACCCAGTATTTCTATAATGTAGACGCTTATCTTCGCTTTATGGAACGTTGTAAAAACGTAGGCATTGATCTCCCTATCGTCCCTGGAATCATGCCGATTAACAATTACGTACAATTAGCCCGCTTCTCCGATGTCTGCGGTGCAGAGATCCCACGCTGGCTGCGCAAGCGGTTGGAAGACTTTCCCGATCCGGCAACGATGAGTGCCTTTGCCATTGATGTGGTCAGCGATCTTTGCTACCGGCTGCTGGAAGCTGGCGCGCCAGGATTGCATTTCTATACTTTAAACCGAGCCGACCCTACCCTTGCTATTTGGGATAACCTAGGGTTGGAGACCCAACCTGCCAATTTATCGGCGGTTACCAAAATATAG
- the ahcY gene encoding adenosylhomocysteinase, translating into MSTQTAENLTSDYKVADIKLADWGHKEIAIAETEMPGLMALREEYQGKKPLAGARIAGCLHMTIQTAVLIDTLVDLGAEVRWSSCNIFSTQDHAAAAVASKGIPVFAWKGETEEEYWWCVEQTIHGPDGWHPNMLLDDGGDLTAVMHNQYPELLNEVRGLSEETTTGVHRLYEMMARGTLKVPVFNVNDSVTKSKFDNLYGCRESLLDGIKRATDVMIAGKITVILGYGDVGKGCAQSLRGQGATVWVAEIDPICALQAAMEGYRVVTMEEAAGKGDIFVTATGNYHVITFEHMQAMKNQAIVCNIGHFDNEIDVASLEQYPWENIKPQVDHIIFPDGKRIILLAEGRLVNLGCATGHPSFVMSSSFTNQVLAQIELWNNPGKYEKRVYVLPKKLDERVAHLHLQKIGAQLTTLTEEQAKYIGVPMEGPYKPDHYRY; encoded by the coding sequence ATGAGCACACAGACCGCGGAAAATCTCACTTCCGATTATAAGGTGGCCGATATCAAGCTTGCTGACTGGGGCCATAAAGAGATTGCCATCGCTGAAACCGAGATGCCTGGCCTCATGGCCCTACGAGAAGAATACCAAGGGAAAAAACCCCTGGCGGGCGCCCGGATTGCGGGCTGTCTGCATATGACCATTCAAACAGCCGTCCTTATCGACACGCTAGTCGACCTTGGCGCCGAGGTGCGTTGGTCATCTTGTAATATTTTCTCCACCCAAGATCACGCTGCCGCGGCTGTCGCCTCTAAAGGAATTCCGGTTTTTGCATGGAAAGGAGAAACCGAGGAAGAGTACTGGTGGTGCGTTGAGCAAACTATCCATGGGCCTGATGGCTGGCACCCCAATATGCTGCTGGACGATGGCGGTGATCTCACTGCCGTCATGCATAACCAATATCCCGAACTTCTAAATGAGGTCCGTGGCCTTTCCGAGGAAACCACTACTGGCGTTCATCGCCTGTACGAGATGATGGCACGAGGAACGCTCAAAGTCCCCGTCTTTAACGTCAATGACTCGGTGACCAAATCCAAATTCGATAACCTGTACGGTTGCCGAGAATCGCTCCTAGACGGTATCAAGCGAGCCACCGATGTTATGATTGCAGGTAAAATCACGGTGATCCTAGGCTATGGCGATGTAGGCAAGGGGTGTGCCCAATCACTGCGCGGCCAAGGGGCCACGGTATGGGTGGCTGAGATTGATCCCATTTGCGCTCTGCAAGCGGCGATGGAAGGCTATCGGGTCGTCACCATGGAAGAAGCAGCGGGCAAGGGGGATATTTTTGTCACAGCTACCGGCAATTACCACGTCATTACCTTCGAACATATGCAAGCGATGAAAAATCAGGCCATCGTTTGCAACATTGGCCACTTTGATAACGAGATCGATGTTGCTAGCCTAGAGCAATATCCTTGGGAAAACATTAAACCTCAAGTGGACCACATTATTTTTCCGGATGGAAAGCGCATCATCCTCCTCGCCGAAGGCCGGCTCGTCAATCTGGGTTGTGCTACGGGCCATCCAAGCTTCGTCATGTCTAGCTCATTTACCAACCAAGTGCTGGCCCAGATCGAATTATGGAACAACCCGGGGAAGTATGAAAAGCGGGTTTATGTCTTACCGAAGAAACTAGATGAACGTGTAGCCCACCTGCACCTACAAAAAATCGGCGCGCAATTAACTACCCTCACGGAAGAGCAGGCTAAATACATTGGCGTCCCTATGGAGGGACCTTATAAGCCAGATCATTATCGATATTAA
- the metK gene encoding methionine adenosyltransferase, protein MKEIRQFTSESVSEGHPDKVADQISDVILDAILAQDRRARVACETLVKTGMVLVAGEITTQAYIDYEQIIRKTITEIGYNHSDIGFDGATCAVVNAIGKQSPDIAQGVDRELEEEQGAGDQGMMFGYASNETDVLMPAPITYAHRLVQRQAEIRRNGELPWLRPDAKSQVTLLYEDDVPVAIDAIVLSTQHSPEISQATLREAVIETIIKPVLPADWFAHCRSENIHVNPTGNFIIGGPMGDCGLTGRKIIVDTYGGMARHGGGAFSGKDPSKVDRSAAYAGRYVAKNLVAAGLAERCEVQISYAIGVAEPTSVSIDTFGTGRIAESRLVELIRAHFDLRPVGLRQMLDLIRPIYQKTAAYGHFGREEPEFTWEQTDKAEALRDAAGLGPATAEIIHARSERY, encoded by the coding sequence ATGAAGGAAATTAGACAATTTACTTCAGAGTCGGTCTCCGAGGGCCACCCAGACAAGGTTGCAGATCAAATCTCGGACGTTATTCTTGATGCTATTTTAGCCCAGGATAGAAGAGCGCGAGTAGCATGTGAGACCCTCGTAAAAACCGGTATGGTGCTAGTGGCAGGTGAAATTACCACCCAGGCTTATATCGATTATGAACAAATTATCCGCAAAACTATCACTGAGATTGGCTATAATCACTCAGACATTGGATTTGATGGAGCCACCTGCGCGGTTGTGAATGCTATCGGTAAGCAATCACCTGACATTGCCCAAGGGGTCGATCGAGAATTGGAAGAGGAGCAAGGCGCGGGCGATCAAGGGATGATGTTTGGCTATGCCAGCAATGAAACCGACGTTTTGATGCCCGCGCCCATCACTTATGCTCATCGCCTGGTACAGCGCCAAGCCGAAATACGGCGAAATGGCGAACTGCCTTGGTTGCGCCCAGATGCCAAAAGTCAGGTCACCTTGCTGTACGAAGATGACGTGCCGGTAGCCATTGACGCCATCGTCCTATCCACCCAACACAGCCCCGAGATCAGCCAAGCCACCCTGCGCGAGGCGGTTATCGAGACTATTATTAAACCCGTGCTACCCGCCGACTGGTTTGCCCATTGCCGCTCTGAAAACATCCATGTTAATCCTACTGGCAATTTCATCATCGGTGGTCCCATGGGGGATTGTGGACTCACGGGACGTAAAATCATCGTAGATACCTATGGAGGCATGGCGCGCCATGGAGGCGGCGCTTTTTCGGGCAAGGACCCTTCCAAGGTCGATCGCTCTGCTGCCTATGCTGGCCGCTATGTTGCTAAAAATCTCGTGGCTGCGGGTCTAGCCGAGCGCTGTGAGGTTCAAATTTCATACGCCATTGGGGTAGCCGAACCCACATCAGTGAGTATAGATACCTTTGGTACGGGTAGAATCGCGGAATCACGCCTGGTGGAGCTAATCCGGGCACATTTTGATTTGCGGCCGGTGGGGCTTCGGCAAATGCTGGATCTGATTCGCCCCATCTACCAAAAGACTGCAGCGTACGGCCACTTTGGCCGGGAAGAGCCTGAATTCACTTGGGAGCAAACTGATAAAGCGGAAGCGCTCCGGGATGCAGCGGGCTTAGGCCCTGCCACCGCCGAAATCATCCATGCTCGGTCTGAAAGGTATTAG